A window of Bombus terrestris chromosome 4, iyBomTerr1.2, whole genome shotgun sequence genomic DNA:
ACTTTCTAATTAAGAGTAATTATATTGAGAACTTAATGAAAAGCTAAATTTGTTGTGATTCGttcaatttttatacttcaattttgttctttattttaacaaacatagaagacttttaatattttagagaaTTCTTCAGCATAGAAACGAGAGCTTATATTCTATACGTATATCAATATCAAAATTCTTTCatatcgttaatttattaatttttttaagtaGGGTCTATAGCGCGATTGAGAGAATGCATTTCTTTATGAAGTTGTTTGGGAAATTGTTTCATGAAATATCAAACTTTAATGGATTATAAGATGTACGCTGTGCCCTACTGTTCGAAAGTATCAGAAGACTTGCTTACTTTCGAATTGCAATTAAAGAATTTGATGAATCCTGTATACGAAGGATTAATAAAACAGAGAGTTTCTTTTCAACGATTTTGATTCTCCTCGTGATCCTTTCTTACCTCTGTTCCGTGctctatgaattttatattgtaAGACGCTTCCGCCAGGAAACCAGGCCAAATCTTACACGATTTATCATCCCATgcttttataaattatcaatcTTTTTATACTTACTGCCTATTTAGTCTTTCTCGTTACGGAGGGCGATTAAGTTACTAAAGAAACGCCAGTCGTATATTCTTTCTTGTCTCTATAAACGATACGGttttttattatgttttaattgGTTCATGTTAAGCTGATTATCTTCTCCTTTACGTCCTAcaattttcgttcttttttcaagCCTTTGAACCCTTCTTTCATACCCTTGATATATCGTCGACACGAGAAACTCGTAACGAAGCAAACAGTTAACATTGACCCAGATCATCGTGCTTTTTTGTTTCTCCCCGTAATGCTTTACACATGATTAATCGACGGGGCAGTAGTATATCGTTTATCGCGTTAAAGTTCAGAAAAGGTAACTTCTTTCACGTGCTATGTAGCTTGGAAGTTTGTTCGCAGGAGGATTGCATCAGGTGTACGCTTATAGTGACGGGGCACATTTTGCAACCTCCTGTCGAGTCTTCTTCAATCGAGCAAAAAGTCAATAGCGTCGACGTATTATGTCTATATTCTTATTTATGAAGTGATTTTTAGAGATAGCGGGAAAAATAGTCGGCCACGTCTCATGCCGTGAAATTACTGTTCATCGATGACATTTATTTTAAACCATCGCAGTTTTTGTCAGAGGTAATTCACCGtcagaatttgaaaaattataataaagctCGATCGAAGATATTAGGCATATCGATAAAGTAACTGAAGCTGTCAAAATAGAATTCTCAACTTTTTATGTCTTTAATCCTTTGAGTACTTGGTTCATACAGGCAACATGAATGATGTACGAGCGTTTAATGCTTGTAGTAGCGAGCATATAAATAACAACATTCTGTTTTCGTAACTCGTGTGAAATAAGTaatgtttatttttacattaatattattatatcgaggGAAAGAGGGAGAATGAAATACTTGCAAGATTCTAACAGATATTcgaagatatatatatgtataccgtttatttataatgatgctataatataatatactttttaaatatatgttacaCATATGTGGATACACATAAAAGAGTAGATGAAAACAAAATCATCAAAGAAACAGGCTattgtataaacaataatatagaCGTATacacaattaatttttaactgtaTCATGAAAGAAGTAATTACTTTCATGATATATTTTCAAAGAGTTTAAATCATTGGAATAATTCTTTTTTctatcatatattattattttaataagcaCTAAAAGGGTTAATAAACATATATAACATGTAGATATGTTGTAAACATTAGTATATCTTTGAATACATCAACTCAAAACTGACGCTTATTTGATATCGAAGATTTGAAGTATACATAGCTTGATGTCGTTCAATtagcaaaattgaaattttcaagcGCAAGCTGTGTTCTTTTGAAAGAAATATCTCTAACTTTACGAGCATTACAGCTAACTTCGTTATAAACCATACTATATGATATAATTATCAGAATTAAAATCTCCTTGAAATCTTTTCTgtgtatttttttcctttttttttttttttacgctgGTATTCGGTACGAGCGTGTCATTGAACCTAATTGCAATATTAGCGAAACTTGGTATATTTTTTCCGAAAGATCACAGTTGATACTCGAAAGCCAGAACTTTAACAACCAAGTTTTTTCCGCTATTGATTCGCATGAACAGAATTTATAACTCTACTACATGCCTCTCAAATTTATCTACGCTTCAACATTATAGGACTTCAAGGCCATTTGAACGTTTCATCGCAAGACGCTTCGTCTTCCAAGCTCAAGGGACAGTATTCATCAGCAGTGACCCTGTCCAAATCCCCTATATCCGCTCTAGGTTTGAACGGTAGCTCGGAAACCAAAATACCTTCTAGTGGTTCTTTTTCATCTGCATCCTCCTCGAACTCCCAAAAATCATCATTGGAAACATGATTGCTGATGACCGACTTAAAATCCTTCTCGCTGAACGTGATGGTCTTCACGTTTCGTCTTTTGGGTAATTGCTTCTCGCGTAAAATGTCCCTAGACATGGCCGGCTTCCTGTCGTATCTGATTCTCTTAACCGTGCTCTTAGACACTTGGGAGACTGATCGATGACGATCGTCGTTCTCGTGACGTTCGAGGTCACGGTCGTCGTGATTAATAGGTTGTCGAGAATCCTGTTCATTCTCGGTCGACTTCCTTCTTTTCAGCTCCGATTCCGCGACAGTTCCCAGGAATGCATTTTTATCGGTAGATCCCCCTGCGGCGGCCTCGTTTTCACTGGTGCCACCTGTCACCTGTGGCTCCCCATTCGTTTCCACGGAATCATTTTCTGCAGCTTCGACCGCACGCGCAATCGTTTCGACAGCTTCGAGAATCTCCCGCGATGGCTCCACCGTCGGATCGGGGTGTGGCGTGGTAACCGCGGAATTGGTCTTATCGACCGAGTCAGCTTGTATGTCGGACCTCATTCGCGGATTCTTTCGATACTCTTCCTCCAAGTAGCTGCGGAACTGATCTCTGAAGTAACTGTCGATCATTTTCCACACGCTGGTGCTGTACCAGGTGAGTATACCAATGAGAAACACACCGCGAAAGATCAATCCCAGCATGATCACACCCGAGTGTTATTTATTGCTAAATATTGCTGATGGTAAATCAAACGAATAATAAGAATGCGCGTAATTTAACGATTGATATTTTgcttattaaaatttatgaagGGTCTGTGATAAAATGTCCATGATTATAGTCTACTGTAACGTAAGCGATGAGATACTTTTAGGAAGTTTGAGTAAGAGTACCTTATGACCTAGAGAATCGATACATAGATACTTGATACTGTGGTACAAACaaggtaaaataaatatttctgtagCTCTTTGATGTTGAATCATGTTACGTGTTACGTTAATGCGAGCGTACGTCTAGAGTTCGTGTTCAGAAAGCAAAGGATAATTTGCAGCGTGTAGTTATAAACGCTAAATTACTCCAAGAAAATGCGTTAGATATATCGATTGTAGTGTCGTTAATTTCTCTCTACCATATCAAACTTCGTCCAAGattttttctcaaattttgtgaatagtttcgctcAAAAGTTTCCGCTTATTCCGTTTCCCCGAAATAGTATTCCTTCAGAATACTCATAGCTTCCTGCATTTTTGGAAATCCCATCGTGAAAAAAACTAAAATCGAATTGGCGATTACGAACAGTCGCATCATTTCGAGACCACTGTTAGATCTTAACCATTCGCTGAATCCTTGATTATCCACGTCCTTTTCAACTtcgtttttctcatttttcttgtCTTCCGGGCCGTTCATTTCGTTCTGTCGTCCTTTTCCGCCTTTGTTTTCATAATTGCCGCGTTTTTTCATCGCTTCTGCGTGGATTGCATCTGAAACTTATGAAATTCCCATTTTTAACAATTGCAGACAAAAATTAGATAGATACATGCTTCCGTTTTTGAAATAGCATTCTATTTTTATCGTACTATAAATTATTCTTGTTGATTCAAGCTTCACGAGAAATATCACATGGAACACTAATTTTGGACATCACTTTTCTGGAGTACAGTTCCTGCGTATCTATAGTAAGCGCGCCTAAAATACATTGCTTTAGAAGCCGAGGGGTTCACAGTAAAAATGGAATTGTAATGTTTTTAGTTCACTGTTGTGCTCATTCATGTGCTCACTTGGTCTTATTGTATCAACAACTAGGACAGTAAGTTTACAATTTTTAGTGTCTTCATAATTTTCCTTTCTATCGTTTTTGTTCCAAATTGGAATGAAACATTGATGCAATAAAAAAGCAGTAGtcaattcaattattactgACGTTTTGTCGCATCattaaaattaagaagaaaatttattgaaaatattaaaagatatgaacagaaaaattcaatttattaaattatttaatttcattcgtgtgtaattaaaatttaatttgacaTATCGCTTTAAAGAATTGATTTCGTCAGTTCgtgatttgaaaataaatattaatgaaacagGGTATTCGATTAAGAAATTCTCAATTAATGTACTGACGTGATATTTATGGAATATGAACCATCATGTGAACAATGAATTACCATGTACGCCAACAGCGTCATATATGTGAGCATtacgattaatttaaatttaatcagCTGCGAAATAAATGAATACACAACTCATATGTTTGCTTGAAAAGGGAACAAATCTCTCTCAGATAGTCATTGTTTATAATCAAATTATATCGTACAAGAAACAAAACACGATTTGTGTTGGCAATTTACTGTAGCAGCAAACGTGTTAACCATAATAATACGAATCACAATTGCTCATGATACTTACCTATAATCTTCTATAATATTCTCTCTAATCCTCTACTCTACCGATACGATAGACGATATCTAGTCTATCATCTAATCTTTCTAATTCCCACAAAATGACGAAATCAATGAAAATCAATCGACGATTAATTTCGTACtattctttaaatttaatatataatttaatatcagaattCAAGAATCGCAACGATTGTGATCATCTGTTCCTAAAGATGTACCAAATACGTTTCAAATATTACGTTAAAGCATTGAACATCGGAATAATTATATTCCCACCATCTTTTCGATTCTACCATAATGGAGTTCCTCTAATCGTTGTAAAATTGCAGTATCGCGTCCATGCATTCGACGGCATAATAGTTTCGTAGTAATCGATGCAGACTAAATGAACTGGATTTGAGTACGCCCATCCGTACTGTTGTCTTCGAAATGTTAGACGATCCACGTGCATTAACTTTCGCATACAGCACCGATAGAAGCAGGATATTTCAGACATTCCGGCACGTACGAAAGAGACGAATGCtcgagcgagcgcgtgacgATCGTCATCCGATGTATGCACGTAATTTACTCGCGTGTATGTAATGCCGTGtggaaaatacatatgtatgtatagctGTTAAACGCGTGCAGGTTTTAGGACAAGCAGCCGAACAACGAAAGCATCCATTTCTGCGCCACGCGTGTTCTTCGCCACTCGAGAAAGCAATCTacggtggctacaaaaagtactGGCACACgtccttattttccaatgaaaggTTTCTTTAATCCGGTCCTACGcttcattttcataatttcaaatttttgtagtcatATACGGGGATATTATTAAACGATACTAAATTTAATTGTACTTAGCTTTAATTAATTGATGTTGAAAtgctataacaaatataatggTCTgacaatattcttttttttatacatgATTCATTCTTCGCTCTTTGGATTAGATTCAAATTTAGGCTGTTtggtattttttttatttttataaagtagAAAGTATTTTGTAAGTTTGGAGAAGTTTCCTTACACAGAGATGTTTAAATAGAGCACATTTCGTATTACACTCGTTAATTCGTATAGCGAATCATGTTTCTTAGAACATTGGACATTATTGTTATAATACACTAACTCTATAAGTAGTTACAGAAGtgagtaaatattattttgtactgTGGTTTTTCTTTGTTAAGGATGAGATGAATCATTTCAAAGAAGTTGGATTGCTTTATCAAATTGTTGTTTACAATTAATTGAGACTCGATAATAGAGCTGAGAAGCTTTTAAGAAACTTCTAAGAAACTTCTGATATTGTTTCaaggaagaaaaaacaaaattttcacAGAGAGAATATTGGTGTGTTTAAATACTTATCTGTGGCAGTATAGATGTAAATGActagaatatattataaatcatCTCCGAACCTATCCCATAAAATGTTTAGAAAAGTAATCAGTAAATAGTGTGaaaattgtatagaaaatatCAAGAGTAATATGATTTCAAAATTAGCATAGGCACACAGGAACAAGTGTTCAAAATTGTATTATGACGTTGGTGTGAAATGTCGGTATAGTATTGTCTAAAACAGAATTCCCAACCTTTATCACGGCCTTGTTTCTTCTCTAAAACTTGGGCTTCTCTATTGAGCTTCTAATTACCGAAGTTTGCTCTTTCATTATTTCTGTTGAAACTTGCATAATGTATGGCAAAAGTTGGACTGCCGCCGGCAAAAATAGATAGTTGTTAACTAGGAGACAATTATAAGACTTCATCGGTACAATACTATGTCTATCGTTCGTTTCTTGTCTTCTTTTATCCTTTATAGACCTTTACATTTTTGTATCGATCGCTTTGCTAGGATTTAATGTTACATAATTTGCAAGAATATCGTTATTTTAATATCGCATTTTTGCTTCGAAGGCGATCTAACTAAGACACAGTAATTTTCCATAAAATGCCAACAACTGGTTTTAAACATATTGACATATTTCTTTGGAAATGgaagatttattataaaatagaataagaGGTTTTATTTTTGCCGTACTTTGAAAAATGTGCTTTACTGCTTCTGCACATTGATCTAGAtgctaaaatagaaataaattgtttCGCTAAAAGTTGAAAAATCGTGATTACTTAAACGACTGACCAATGTTGTCGTTCTATCTTATCTGTAAAAtttcatgttatttttatatccttCGATTCCTTTCTGCCTGTTCAAATGATATTTAAGGTTTTACGAAACTCGTAAACGAAATATCGTAGGCCAATGCGAGTTCAATCCCCGAAATTGCATCGCACCTAGATCAGCATATTGTAATTGTCTCATG
This region includes:
- the LOC105665670 gene encoding uncharacterized protein LOC105665670 — protein: MLGLIFRGVFLIGILTWYSTSVWKMIDSYFRDQFRSYLEEEYRKNPRMRSDIQADSVDKTNSAVTTPHPDPTVEPSREILEAVETIARAVEAAENDSVETNGEPQVTGGTSENEAAAGGSTDKNAFLGTVAESELKRRKSTENEQDSRQPINHDDRDLERHENDDRHRSVSQVSKSTVKRIRYDRKPAMSRDILREKQLPKRRNVKTITFSEKDFKSVISNHVSNDDFWEFEEDADEKEPLEGILVSELPFKPRADIGDLDRVTADEYCPLSLEDEASCDETFKWP
- the LOC110119212 gene encoding uncharacterized protein LOC110119212 — protein: FTDLCSVIDRKLIYRDAIHAEAMKKRGNYENKGGKGRQNEMNGPEDKKNEKNEVEKDVDNQGFSEWLRSNSGLEMMRLFVIANSILVFFTMGFPKMQEAMSILKEYYFGETE